A genomic stretch from Rhodothermus sp. includes:
- a CDS encoding TIGR02710 family CRISPR-associated CARF protein has protein sequence MKVRFLLIRLPFQRSMLLIAREVEGQGVGVFPVVAPGEVFYEDQLMQIAREIDAGRMPQEVQEVGVFEFPDLDAMQEAARAFIQDLSDSLWGEAAELDTTEPTQVDTVLLLTVGGSPEPLIHAIRHLPPDRGFVCFLCSPESRVLVEGGEAKDQSIPKAAGLAASRYEVVVWEDPDDLAQCVAALFALQRRLRRRFPEARMVANYTGGTKTMSAALVIGAMLLRWELQLNVGVRQDLRQVLAGTDVPTRVAADDVLLRLQLRLVQEVLDRFDYVAAAAIVQELLHTLSLGNTHRTQLLRLYQIVRGLADWDRCRYRQALTGFRMAGEQGKAWLPLLSRLAEQETTSWERVGDLLLNAERQAHQGRYDEAALRLYRAVTLCATVQLQKAHGLSVNGLDLEQVPEALRGFFALYHSEAGHLRPDPEILYRLLEELGDPVGELFARRPAVRKALELCRQSYLLEGDQTLEASEYETLRNRLEGFVREAARRIEINLPTRQLPRAEILEWVELTS, from the coding sequence ATGAAGGTGCGGTTTCTGTTGATCCGATTGCCTTTTCAGCGTTCGATGTTGCTGATCGCCCGGGAGGTTGAAGGGCAGGGGGTCGGGGTTTTCCCAGTGGTTGCGCCTGGCGAAGTCTTCTACGAGGACCAGCTCATGCAGATCGCGCGCGAGATCGATGCGGGACGAATGCCACAGGAGGTGCAGGAAGTAGGTGTGTTTGAATTTCCTGATCTGGACGCGATGCAGGAAGCGGCCCGCGCGTTCATCCAGGACCTGAGCGACTCGCTCTGGGGAGAGGCCGCCGAGCTGGACACAACCGAGCCGACGCAGGTCGATACGGTGCTGCTGTTGACCGTGGGCGGCTCGCCTGAGCCGCTGATCCATGCCATACGGCATCTGCCACCGGATCGCGGGTTCGTGTGCTTTCTCTGCTCGCCTGAATCGCGGGTGTTGGTGGAGGGCGGAGAGGCGAAAGATCAATCGATTCCGAAAGCCGCAGGACTGGCAGCGTCGCGCTACGAAGTAGTCGTCTGGGAGGATCCAGATGATCTGGCGCAGTGCGTGGCCGCTCTCTTTGCCCTGCAGCGCCGCCTCCGGCGACGGTTTCCAGAAGCACGTATGGTGGCGAACTACACAGGCGGTACCAAGACCATGTCGGCTGCGCTGGTAATTGGCGCCATGCTGTTGAGATGGGAGCTACAGCTCAACGTGGGGGTGCGGCAGGACCTGCGCCAGGTGCTGGCCGGCACCGACGTCCCCACACGCGTGGCGGCCGACGACGTGTTGCTGCGTCTGCAACTGCGGCTGGTGCAGGAAGTGCTGGATCGCTTCGACTATGTAGCGGCGGCTGCGATCGTACAGGAGCTATTACACACGCTTTCTCTTGGAAATACACATCGAACGCAGCTATTGCGCTTGTATCAGATTGTGCGAGGGCTGGCAGACTGGGATCGGTGTCGCTACCGACAGGCGTTGACAGGATTTCGCATGGCCGGCGAGCAAGGGAAAGCCTGGTTGCCGTTGCTGAGCCGGCTTGCTGAGCAGGAAACAACGAGCTGGGAGAGGGTGGGAGATCTGTTACTCAATGCCGAGCGTCAAGCGCATCAGGGACGCTACGATGAGGCGGCGCTACGGTTGTATCGCGCCGTGACGCTTTGCGCAACGGTACAACTGCAGAAGGCGCATGGACTCTCGGTGAACGGCCTCGATCTGGAACAGGTGCCCGAAGCGTTGCGGGGCTTCTTTGCGCTATACCATAGCGAAGCCGGCCATCTCCGACCTGATCCAGAGATCCTTTATCGATTGCTGGAGGAGCTGGGAGATCCGGTAGGGGAGCTGTTCGCCCGCAGACCTGCCGTTCGAAAAGCGCTGGAGCTATGTCGACAGTCCTATTTGCTGGAGGGAGATCAGACCCTGGAGGCCTCGGAGTACGAGACGCTACGCAATCGGCTGGAAGGGTTCGTGCGTGAAGCGGCCCGGCGGATCGAGATCAACCTGCCTACCCGCCAGCTACCCCGGGCAGAAATACTGGAATGGGTAGAACTGACATCCTGA